The following proteins are encoded in a genomic region of Phycisphaera sp.:
- a CDS encoding cytochrome c oxidase subunit 3 family protein has product MSTIQPTSRGELPTGPLPKHETIEKGHHWRTKDDEFDAGKLGMWLFLGTEVLLFSGLFCGYAIMRMLYPEAFANGSHYLNWVYGGANTLVLLLSSYTMASAIRHTQLGNKVWAQRNLIITWLCAAAFIFIKFTFEYIPKWSEGKRPGVLFDYPYAENAMEPMWWSLYYAATGIHASHVVIGMGLIGWLIYRNQKGWYGPKNYLAMENVGLYWHIVDLIWIFLFPLLYLIH; this is encoded by the coding sequence ATGAGCACCATCCAACCCACCTCTCGCGGCGAGCTGCCCACCGGGCCGCTCCCGAAGCACGAGACGATCGAGAAGGGCCACCACTGGCGGACGAAGGACGACGAGTTCGACGCCGGCAAGCTGGGCATGTGGCTGTTCCTGGGAACCGAGGTGCTGCTGTTCAGCGGGCTGTTCTGCGGCTACGCCATCATGCGCATGCTGTACCCCGAGGCCTTTGCCAACGGGTCGCACTATCTCAACTGGGTGTACGGCGGTGCCAACACGCTCGTGCTGCTGCTGTCCAGCTACACCATGGCGTCGGCCATCCGGCACACGCAGCTGGGCAACAAGGTGTGGGCCCAGCGCAACCTGATCATCACCTGGCTCTGCGCGGCGGCCTTCATCTTCATCAAGTTCACCTTCGAGTACATTCCTAAGTGGTCCGAGGGCAAGCGCCCCGGCGTGCTTTTCGATTATCCGTACGCCGAGAACGCGATGGAGCCCATGTGGTGGTCGCTGTACTACGCGGCCACGGGCATCCACGCCTCGCACGTGGTCATCGGCATGGGGCTCATCGGCTGGCTGATCTACCGCAACCAGAAGGGCTGGTACGGTCCCAAGAACTACCTGGCGATGGAGAACGTGGGCCTGTACTGGCACATTGTCGACCTGATCTGGATCTTCCTGTTCCCCCTGCTGTACCTGATCCACTAA